From the genome of Neisseria lisongii, one region includes:
- the pilM gene encoding type IV pilus biogenesis protein PilM, with translation MRLSAPFKKLFPFLRRPSDTGFNTAAGIDIEQNAVKAVLLSGSRLEHICVEHYLIVPLAEDTVKGDKIQDYERLVTYLQQIRPTLGACRRIAAALPDSLTATEELHCPPDTSVAEIETLIESGLLPSAAAESVRYDYHISAAPEAQHIVAVSAKQDDIELRAELFEQAGLALSVLDTDLLAQHHAFLFWLNLCAPELLAEKTVFVGIYSVQTYVLIVQHGRILYRQETQSGAAMPSENDISETFNIQTAYTIQRALQFYASTQDTEPPSAIHHIFLTGAAAQNPDLAATVSRICGISAQTLHPVAHAKFGSTLNSAQLQHDAPELTIAFGLALRGLHHD, from the coding sequence ATGCGTTTGTCCGCCCCGTTCAAAAAACTTTTTCCCTTTTTGCGCCGCCCGTCCGACACCGGCTTCAATACGGCTGCGGGCATAGACATTGAACAAAACGCTGTCAAAGCAGTGCTGCTCTCGGGCAGCCGTTTGGAACACATCTGCGTGGAACATTATCTGATTGTCCCGCTGGCGGAAGATACCGTAAAAGGCGACAAAATTCAGGATTACGAGCGACTTGTTACATATCTGCAACAAATCCGTCCGACTTTGGGCGCTTGCCGCCGCATTGCCGCCGCCCTACCCGACAGCCTGACCGCCACCGAAGAGCTGCATTGTCCGCCCGATACATCTGTTGCAGAAATCGAAACCCTGATTGAAAGCGGACTGTTGCCGTCGGCAGCCGCCGAATCCGTCCGTTACGACTACCACATCAGCGCCGCACCCGAAGCGCAGCATATTGTCGCCGTGTCCGCCAAACAAGACGACATCGAATTGCGGGCAGAACTCTTCGAACAGGCAGGGCTGGCTTTATCGGTACTGGATACCGACCTGCTCGCCCAACATCATGCCTTCCTGTTTTGGCTCAACCTGTGCGCCCCCGAACTGCTCGCAGAAAAAACCGTATTTGTCGGCATTTACAGCGTCCAAACCTATGTATTAATTGTGCAGCACGGGCGGATACTCTACCGGCAGGAAACCCAGTCCGGCGCAGCCATGCCGTCTGAAAATGATATATCCGAAACCTTCAATATTCAGACGGCCTACACCATCCAGCGAGCATTGCAGTTTTACGCCAGCACGCAGGATACCGAACCGCCGAGCGCAATCCACCATATTTTCCTGACCGGTGCCGCCGCCCAAAATCCGGATTTGGCAGCAACCGTCAGCCGGATTTGCGGCATTTCCGCCCAAACGCTGCACCCTGTCGCCCACGCCAAATTCGGCAGCACGCTCAACTCTGCGCAACTGCAACACGATGCGCCCGAACTGACCATCGCATTCGGCCTTGCCTTGCGGGGGCTGCACCATGATTGA
- a CDS encoding PilN domain-containing protein, whose protein sequence is MIELIAINLLPYRQALETQRKRQFALLMSAAAALACTVSLAGYLLLEHAVSQQTARNRFLEHAASTLDQDLARLRQLQNEKDALIRQRQHVEQWQRQTEQTARLPDILGGILPEQAYLTDLTADSPHQYRISGKAAGEAEATAFLAALNRTPQIRSPELADLKADGTQQAFTVKFSLTAEPPTGQPSEP, encoded by the coding sequence ATGATTGAACTGATCGCCATCAACCTGCTTCCCTACCGCCAAGCACTGGAAACACAACGCAAACGGCAGTTTGCCCTATTAATGTCAGCGGCGGCGGCGCTGGCCTGCACGGTTTCGCTGGCAGGCTATTTGTTGCTGGAGCACGCCGTATCGCAACAAACGGCACGCAACCGCTTTCTTGAACACGCCGCTTCCACACTCGATCAGGATTTGGCACGCCTGCGGCAGCTGCAAAACGAAAAAGATGCTTTAATCCGCCAACGGCAGCATGTTGAACAATGGCAGCGGCAAACCGAACAAACCGCCCGCCTACCCGATATTTTGGGCGGCATTTTGCCCGAACAGGCCTATTTAACCGACCTGACCGCCGACAGCCCCCACCAGTACCGCATCAGCGGAAAAGCCGCAGGCGAAGCGGAAGCCACTGCTTTTTTGGCCGCCTTAAACCGCACGCCGCAGATACGTTCCCCCGAATTGGCAGACTTAAAAGCCGACGGCACGCAGCAGGCGTTTACCGTCAAATTTTCCCTTACCGCCGAACCGCCCACCGGCCAACCTTCGGAGCCATAA
- a CDS encoding type 4a pilus biogenesis protein PilO, whose translation MTARHWTQTDLKELYLLSLPARLLLAGLAAAGILAAAYFFLFSGQLEQLTRQQAAEKTLKNEFVRKSQTAARLPQLQTELQTLRTEMEQPARRMPSENDVPALIRELYQAAETFGLQVESIRPQTPASSGGLSKRPFQMVLIGTFPDTNRFLHRIGKLSYFTALESVSIHAGDSTGRLKTSVVIVTYTAK comes from the coding sequence ATGACGGCACGCCATTGGACGCAAACCGATTTGAAAGAACTCTATTTATTAAGCCTACCCGCCCGCCTGCTGCTGGCAGGCTTGGCAGCGGCCGGAATTTTGGCGGCGGCGTATTTTTTCCTGTTTTCAGGACAACTCGAACAGCTGACCCGACAACAAGCCGCCGAAAAAACTTTAAAAAACGAGTTTGTCCGCAAAAGCCAAACCGCCGCCCGTTTGCCGCAGCTTCAAACCGAACTGCAGACGCTTCGTACCGAAATGGAACAGCCGGCCAGACGTATGCCGTCTGAAAACGATGTTCCGGCGCTGATTCGGGAGCTTTACCAAGCCGCAGAAACATTCGGTCTGCAGGTCGAAAGTATCCGCCCGCAAACGCCCGCAAGCAGCGGCGGCCTGAGCAAACGCCCGTTCCAAATGGTGCTAATCGGCACGTTCCCCGATACCAACCGTTTTCTGCACCGCATCGGAAAGCTGTCTTATTTCACCGCTTTGGAATCGGTCAGCATTCATGCGGGCGATTCGACAGGCCGTCTGAAAACGAGTGTTGTCATTGTTACCTATACTGCAAAATAA
- a CDS encoding pilus assembly protein PilP produces MKPILLAALTIPILCGCSQNHEDLQAWTEQVRRQAAAPTVSQAQPAAAGEAAEHVSATDIFNPQRIAHTSLAAEHSATAERPPQSILETLDLGSVRYVGRLKSGKRIKGYLQADGYVYTVTVGQRIGSSTVRRIDPERMLVGETVLPLTQAVSAAPENTVAAANHTQEDTP; encoded by the coding sequence ATGAAACCCATTTTGCTTGCCGCACTAACGATACCGATACTCTGCGGCTGTTCGCAAAACCACGAAGATTTGCAGGCGTGGACGGAGCAAGTCCGCCGACAAGCCGCCGCCCCAACCGTTTCGCAAGCGCAACCGGCCGCCGCAGGCGAAGCGGCAGAGCATGTTTCCGCAACCGATATTTTCAATCCGCAACGCATCGCTCACACATCTCTTGCCGCCGAACACTCCGCCACCGCCGAGCGTCCTCCGCAAAGCATCTTGGAAACGCTGGATTTGGGCAGCGTACGTTATGTAGGCCGTCTGAAAAGCGGCAAGCGGATTAAAGGCTATCTTCAGGCAGACGGTTATGTGTACACCGTTACTGTCGGGCAGCGTATCGGCAGCAGCACCGTCCGCCGCATCGACCCCGAACGTATGCTGGTCGGCGAAACCGTTTTACCGCTGACGCAGGCGGTATCGGCTGCGCCGGAAAACACCGTTGCCGCCGCAAACCATACACAGGAGGACACGCCATGA
- a CDS encoding shikimate kinase has translation MNTPRNLILIGLMGAGKSTLGKQAAQALGRPFYDSDQEICACSGVSIPTIFELEGEQGFRNRETAVLKKLTALENIVLATGGGAVLREENRSLLHQSGIIVYLHAEPETLLERTRHDTNRPLLQVNDPLAALQDLYRRRDSIYREAAHIIIESDNRQHTLQKLLAAWQNQD, from the coding sequence ATGAACACACCACGCAACCTTATCCTTATCGGCCTGATGGGTGCCGGCAAAAGCACCTTGGGCAAACAGGCCGCCCAAGCGCTGGGCCGGCCGTTTTACGACAGCGACCAAGAAATCTGCGCCTGCTCCGGCGTATCGATTCCGACCATTTTCGAATTGGAAGGCGAACAAGGCTTCCGCAACCGTGAAACCGCCGTGCTGAAAAAACTCACCGCCTTGGAAAACATCGTTCTCGCCACCGGCGGCGGAGCCGTATTACGGGAAGAAAACCGCTCGTTGCTGCACCAATCGGGCATCATCGTCTATCTGCACGCCGAACCCGAAACCCTGCTCGAACGCACCCGCCACGACACCAACCGCCCGCTGCTGCAGGTAAACGACCCCTTGGCGGCGCTGCAAGACCTGTACCGCCGGCGGGACAGCATTTACCGTGAAGCGGCGCACATCATCATCGAGTCGGACAACCGCCAACACACCCTGCAAAAGCTGCTGGCAGCCTGGCAGAATCAAGATTAA
- the aroB gene encoding 3-dehydroquinate synthase: MHTLTVQTPSHQYPIFIGNGLIDQAHELLRPYLGKKAAVITNETVAPLYLAKIQTALDTLGIDHFSIILPDGEAYKNWETLNLIFDGLMQNRAERKTTLIALGGGVIGDMVGFAAATYQRGTPFIQIPTTLLSQVDSSVGGKTAINHPLGKNMIGAFYQPQAVLADLNTLHTLPQRELSAGMAEVIKYGALGDSRFFRWLEENMADLMAQQPEKLAQAVYHCCKMKADIVAQDETEQGIRAWLNLGHTFGHAIEAEMGYGVWLHGEAVAAGCVLAGRLSEILCKTQPEDTERIAKLMTAARLPAEPPKFPFERWLEHMRHDKKVSSGVMRFIGLNRLGEANITEINDMEILRQTLQPYL, from the coding sequence ATGCACACTCTTACCGTTCAAACCCCGTCGCACCAATATCCGATTTTCATCGGCAACGGCCTAATCGATCAGGCACACGAACTGCTGCGCCCCTATTTGGGCAAAAAAGCCGCCGTCATTACCAACGAAACCGTCGCCCCGCTTTACCTTGCCAAAATTCAGACGGCCTTGGATACGCTGGGCATCGACCATTTCAGCATTATCCTCCCCGACGGCGAAGCCTACAAAAACTGGGAAACGCTCAACCTGATTTTTGACGGCCTGATGCAAAACCGTGCCGAACGCAAAACCACACTGATTGCCTTAGGCGGCGGTGTCATCGGCGACATGGTCGGCTTTGCCGCCGCCACCTACCAGCGCGGCACGCCGTTTATCCAGATTCCGACCACCCTGTTGAGCCAAGTCGATTCCTCAGTCGGCGGCAAAACCGCCATCAACCACCCGCTCGGCAAAAACATGATCGGTGCGTTTTACCAGCCACAGGCCGTATTGGCCGACCTGAACACCCTGCACACCCTGCCGCAGCGTGAACTTTCCGCCGGCATGGCCGAAGTCATCAAATACGGCGCACTGGGCGACAGCAGATTTTTCCGCTGGCTGGAAGAAAACATGGCGGATTTAATGGCGCAGCAACCCGAAAAACTCGCCCAAGCCGTGTACCACTGCTGCAAAATGAAAGCCGACATCGTCGCCCAAGACGAAACCGAACAAGGCATCCGGGCATGGCTCAACCTCGGCCACACTTTCGGCCACGCCATCGAAGCCGAAATGGGCTACGGTGTCTGGCTACACGGCGAAGCCGTCGCCGCCGGCTGCGTCTTGGCCGGCCGCCTGTCCGAAATACTGTGCAAAACGCAGCCTGAAGACACCGAACGCATTGCCAAGCTGATGACCGCCGCCCGCCTGCCCGCCGAGCCGCCGAAATTCCCGTTTGAACGCTGGCTGGAACACATGCGCCACGACAAAAAAGTCAGCAGCGGCGTAATGCGTTTTATCGGCCTCAACCGCTTGGGCGAGGCCAACATCACCGAAATCAACGATATGGAAATCCTGCGCCAAACCCTGCAGCCGTATCTCTGA
- a CDS encoding IS110 family transposase, protein MMDTPFYFIGIDIAKLKFDVAVKKSAKVYQHHQFENHPQGFAALSEWLNSFSDKPLYIVMEATNVYHERLCEYLYAAGHSVVVINPKCAANFAKGLNLRSKTDKADAKLLARLAESYVHEFDLWQPKGNNEKALLRQLRHLEHLKTALTKEKVRLQMLLDEYAMASSERLIAFLECEVKTVETHIHQLVKQDDQLKHNHHLLSSIPAISKTTACWLLAILGDGTRFKNGRAAATYAGLTPMVRQSGTSVDKRVGISRIGQSDLRKILYMPAVSFCFGKYKDSIYSSFVQRLLERNKLAKKAVIVALMRKLVTIAQSVLKYQQPFNEERYAKMCLDKA, encoded by the coding sequence ATGATGGACACCCCATTTTATTTTATCGGCATCGATATTGCCAAGTTAAAGTTCGATGTTGCGGTTAAAAAATCCGCAAAAGTGTATCAACACCACCAGTTTGAGAACCATCCGCAAGGTTTTGCTGCTTTGAGCGAATGGCTGAACAGCTTTTCGGATAAGCCGCTCTATATCGTGATGGAAGCGACAAACGTCTATCACGAAAGGTTGTGCGAATACTTATATGCGGCCGGACATTCGGTAGTCGTGATTAATCCCAAATGTGCCGCCAACTTTGCCAAAGGTTTGAACTTACGTTCCAAAACCGACAAAGCGGATGCCAAATTACTTGCCCGCTTAGCCGAAAGCTATGTTCATGAGTTTGACCTGTGGCAACCGAAGGGCAATAACGAAAAAGCCTTATTGCGCCAACTTCGTCATCTCGAACATTTAAAAACAGCGCTGACCAAAGAAAAAGTCCGGCTGCAGATGCTGTTGGACGAGTATGCAATGGCTTCGTCCGAACGTCTGATTGCTTTTCTTGAGTGCGAAGTCAAAACCGTTGAAACGCATATTCATCAGTTGGTGAAACAGGATGATCAGTTGAAACACAACCATCATCTGCTGAGCAGTATTCCCGCCATCAGCAAAACCACAGCCTGTTGGCTGCTCGCCATACTGGGCGACGGCACTCGGTTTAAAAACGGACGTGCTGCTGCGACCTACGCCGGACTGACCCCGATGGTCAGACAATCGGGAACGAGTGTAGATAAGCGGGTCGGTATCTCCCGTATCGGACAGAGTGATTTGAGGAAGATACTCTATATGCCGGCCGTGTCGTTTTGCTTTGGCAAATATAAGGACAGTATTTACAGCTCGTTTGTCCAACGCTTGCTGGAGCGTAATAAACTGGCGAAAAAAGCCGTGATTGTGGCTTTGATGCGTAAACTCGTGACCATTGCCCAATCTGTATTGAAGTACCAACAACCCTTTAACGAAGAACGCTATGCGAAAATGTGTCTGGATAAGGCTTGA
- a CDS encoding Glu/Leu/Phe/Val family dehydrogenase, producing the protein MSHSAAKETLNPFEIAQKQVKAACDRLNADPAVYEILKNPMRTLEVNFPVKLDDGCVKTFTGYRAQHNNAVGPFKGGVRFHPNVNLDEVKALSTWMTFKCCVAGIPYGGGKGGITLDPKDYSEAELERISRAYAEAISPLIGEKIDIPAPDVNTNGKIMSWMVDAYENIVKKSAPGVFTGKPVEFGGSLARTEATGYGVNFAAVQALAKLGKDVKGATYAIQGFGNVGYHTGYYAHQAGAKVVAISTVDVAIYNENGLDMDAIIKEFQANGFVTNEAGYGKEITNAELLALDVDVLAPCALENQITSENAAQVRAKIVVEGANGPTTPEADAILHQNGVLVVPDILANCGGVVVSYFEWVQNLQGYYWEFDEVQEKETVVLRRAFNDIWNLAQEYQVDLRTASYMMSIRRVEKAMKLRGWY; encoded by the coding sequence ATGTCTCATTCCGCAGCAAAAGAAACCCTCAATCCGTTTGAAATTGCCCAAAAACAAGTGAAAGCCGCCTGCGACCGTCTGAATGCCGATCCGGCCGTGTACGAAATCCTGAAAAACCCGATGCGCACGCTGGAAGTGAATTTTCCGGTCAAACTCGACGACGGCTGCGTCAAAACCTTTACCGGCTACCGTGCGCAGCACAACAACGCCGTCGGCCCGTTTAAAGGCGGCGTACGCTTCCATCCGAATGTAAATCTCGACGAAGTCAAAGCCCTTTCCACATGGATGACGTTCAAATGCTGCGTGGCAGGCATTCCCTACGGCGGCGGCAAAGGCGGTATCACACTTGATCCGAAAGACTATTCCGAAGCCGAATTGGAACGCATTTCCCGTGCCTACGCCGAAGCCATTTCCCCGCTGATCGGCGAAAAAATCGATATTCCCGCTCCCGATGTCAACACCAACGGCAAAATCATGTCGTGGATGGTTGATGCCTACGAAAACATCGTTAAAAAATCCGCACCGGGCGTATTTACCGGCAAACCGGTAGAATTCGGCGGCTCGCTGGCCCGCACCGAAGCCACCGGCTACGGCGTGAATTTCGCCGCCGTCCAAGCCTTGGCCAAACTGGGCAAAGACGTAAAAGGCGCTACCTACGCCATTCAAGGCTTCGGCAATGTCGGCTACCACACCGGCTATTACGCCCACCAAGCCGGTGCCAAAGTGGTTGCCATTTCCACCGTTGATGTGGCCATCTACAACGAAAACGGCTTGGATATGGATGCCATCATCAAAGAATTCCAAGCCAACGGCTTTGTAACCAACGAAGCGGGTTACGGCAAAGAAATCACCAACGCCGAACTGCTCGCCTTGGATGTGGACGTATTGGCACCTTGCGCACTGGAAAACCAAATCACCTCTGAAAACGCCGCCCAAGTGCGTGCCAAAATCGTGGTCGAAGGTGCCAACGGTCCGACCACGCCCGAAGCCGATGCCATTCTCCACCAAAACGGCGTTTTGGTCGTACCCGACATTCTCGCCAACTGCGGCGGCGTGGTCGTATCCTATTTCGAATGGGTGCAAAACCTGCAAGGCTATTATTGGGAATTTGACGAAGTTCAGGAAAAAGAAACCGTGGTGCTGCGCCGTGCCTTCAACGACATTTGGAATCTTGCCCAAGAATACCAAGTCGATTTGCGTACCGCTTCCTATATGATGAGCATCCGCCGTGTCGAAAAAGCCATGAAACTGCGCGGCTGGTATTAA
- a CDS encoding class II glutamine amidotransferase has translation MCQLLGMNCNTPTDIMFSFEGFRRRGGITDHHADGFGIGFFEGKGVRLFHDDKPSADSPVADLVRAYQIKSENVIAHIRKASQGQTSLANTHPFMREMWGEYWLFAHNGHLLDFYPEQGVFYKAVGSTDSERAFCYILNSLRSRFPEKPDEETLFAAIAALTAEIRSHGLFNFVMSNGDCLFAHASTLLHYIVRKAPFGKARLLDDDVMIDFAEVTTPNDKVAVIATLPLTRDESWLQLAVNELAMFQHGDIVRSDKPAEPVYMSTEEGLAIARAVGVSV, from the coding sequence ATGTGTCAATTACTCGGCATGAACTGCAACACGCCTACCGATATTATGTTTTCGTTTGAAGGCTTCCGCCGCCGCGGCGGCATTACCGACCATCACGCCGACGGTTTCGGTATCGGTTTTTTTGAAGGCAAAGGCGTGCGGCTGTTTCACGACGACAAACCCAGCGCCGATTCGCCGGTGGCCGATTTGGTGCGTGCCTACCAGATTAAATCGGAAAACGTGATTGCCCACATCCGCAAAGCCTCGCAAGGACAGACTTCGCTGGCCAATACCCATCCGTTTATGCGGGAAATGTGGGGCGAATACTGGCTGTTTGCCCACAACGGCCACCTGCTGGATTTTTATCCCGAACAGGGCGTGTTTTACAAAGCGGTCGGCAGCACCGATTCCGAACGGGCGTTTTGCTATATTTTAAACAGCCTGCGCAGCCGTTTTCCCGAAAAACCCGACGAAGAAACCCTGTTTGCGGCGATTGCCGCTCTGACCGCCGAAATCCGCAGCCACGGCCTGTTTAACTTTGTGATGTCCAACGGCGACTGTCTGTTTGCCCACGCCAGCACGCTGCTGCACTATATCGTACGCAAAGCCCCGTTCGGCAAAGCACGGCTGCTGGACGACGACGTGATGATCGATTTTGCCGAAGTAACCACGCCCAACGACAAAGTCGCCGTCATCGCCACGCTTCCGCTGACCCGCGACGAATCATGGCTGCAACTGGCGGTAAACGAATTGGCGATGTTCCAACACGGCGACATCGTCCGCTCCGACAAACCCGCCGAACCGGTGTATATGAGTACCGAAGAAGGCCTCGCCATCGCCCGTGCGGTCGGGGTATCGGTTTAA
- the nrdR gene encoding transcriptional regulator NrdR gives MKCPFCQHANTQVTDSRLLDESNSIRRRRRCPACGQRFSTFETVEMRMPQVLKSNGCRVSFNPHKLHTSLARALHKRPVSAEKIDETVALIEQRIYRLGVKEIPSRMIGEMAMEELLKIDQVAYVRFASVYKSFHDVSEFARAIALLPPNGDTPTVSK, from the coding sequence ATGAAATGTCCGTTTTGCCAACACGCCAACACTCAGGTTACTGATTCCCGCCTTTTGGACGAATCCAACAGTATCCGCCGCCGCCGCCGCTGTCCGGCCTGCGGCCAGCGTTTCAGCACTTTTGAAACTGTGGAAATGCGGATGCCGCAGGTGTTGAAAAGCAACGGTTGCCGTGTGTCGTTTAACCCGCACAAGCTGCACACCAGCCTGGCCCGTGCTTTGCACAAGCGGCCGGTGTCGGCGGAAAAAATCGATGAAACGGTGGCGCTGATCGAGCAGCGTATCTACCGCCTCGGCGTGAAGGAAATCCCGTCCCGCATGATTGGCGAAATGGCAATGGAAGAATTGCTGAAAATCGACCAAGTGGCATATGTCCGTTTTGCATCGGTGTATAAAAGTTTCCACGACGTTTCCGAATTTGCCCGGGCGATTGCCCTGTTGCCGCCGAACGGCGATACGCCGACGGTTTCAAAATAA
- the ribD gene encoding bifunctional diaminohydroxyphosphoribosylaminopyrimidine deaminase/5-amino-6-(5-phosphoribosylamino)uracil reductase RibD, whose protein sequence is MFDQTDIQMMQHALSLARLGRFSTSPNPRVGCVIAQGGQIVGQGFHIRAGGPHAEVHALRQAGDFAVGATAYVTLEPCSHYGRTPPCAEALIQSGIKRVVAAMTDPNPLVAGNGLAMLRAAGIETRSGLLEHEARTLNRGFLSRIERQRPFVKLKCAASLDGKTALSDGRSQWITGDAAREDVQILRAESCAVLTGIGTVLADNPRLTVRSFPTLRQPARIILDSRLQTPPDCHLITDTAAPTLIATLIDDPERHTPYLQQPHVRIIRPSENAAGQIDLADLCRILAQQGIGELMIEAGATLNGAWLQSGLVDEIVYYQSAKILGNPARTPFALNEQPQALAAPAAWHSLSVEILGNDIKWVLARADSAA, encoded by the coding sequence ATGTTCGACCAAACCGATATTCAAATGATGCAGCACGCCCTTTCCCTCGCACGGTTGGGGCGTTTTTCCACTTCGCCCAATCCCCGTGTCGGCTGCGTGATTGCACAAGGCGGCCAGATTGTCGGACAGGGCTTCCATATCCGTGCGGGCGGGCCGCATGCCGAAGTCCACGCCCTGCGTCAGGCGGGTGATTTCGCCGTCGGCGCAACCGCCTATGTTACGCTTGAACCGTGCAGCCACTACGGCCGCACGCCGCCCTGCGCCGAAGCCCTGATTCAGTCGGGTATCAAACGGGTAGTAGCGGCGATGACCGACCCCAATCCGCTGGTAGCGGGAAACGGCTTGGCCATGCTGCGTGCCGCCGGTATCGAAACCCGCTCCGGTTTGCTGGAACACGAAGCCCGCACACTCAATCGGGGGTTTTTATCCCGAATCGAACGCCAACGCCCGTTTGTCAAACTCAAATGCGCCGCCTCGCTCGACGGCAAAACCGCACTTTCAGACGGCCGCAGCCAATGGATTACCGGCGATGCCGCCCGTGAAGATGTGCAGATTCTGCGTGCCGAAAGCTGCGCCGTTTTAACCGGAATAGGCACCGTATTGGCCGACAATCCCCGCCTGACCGTCCGCAGTTTCCCGACCCTGCGCCAACCGGCACGCATTATCTTGGACAGCCGCCTGCAAACGCCGCCGGACTGCCATCTCATCACCGACACCGCCGCCCCGACCCTGATCGCCACCTTAATCGACGATCCCGAACGGCACACACCCTATCTGCAGCAGCCGCATGTCCGGATCATCAGGCCGTCTGAAAATGCCGCCGGACAAATCGACTTGGCGGATTTGTGCCGGATACTGGCGCAGCAAGGCATAGGCGAGCTGATGATCGAAGCCGGTGCCACCCTCAACGGCGCATGGCTGCAATCGGGTTTGGTGGACGAAATCGTTTATTACCAGTCTGCCAAAATCTTGGGCAACCCTGCCCGAACGCCGTTTGCCCTGAACGAACAGCCGCAGGCACTCGCCGCCCCCGCCGCATGGCACAGCCTCAGCGTGGAAATATTGGGCAACGACATCAAATGGGTGCTGGCACGGGCGGACAGTGCAGCATAG
- a CDS encoding IS3 family transposase, translating into MRAKHPLKYLLHSAGIPKSSFHYHIGKADPDAAAKTAVSEVYRRHKGRYGHRRIAAVLSWNKKKVQRIMGLLGLKAKVRSKKAYRPQVTGEASDNILNREFTAGKPADKWLTDVTEFKCTDGKLYLSPILDVFNREIAAYSLGRRANSKMVAQMLDKAFGRLKGQTPLLHSDRGVLYRTGAYRAKLAEKGMVQSMSRKGNCWDNAPMERFFGTLKEESFYQEGALSVAELTEVIDDYIRYYNHERISLNLKKLSPVGYRTQLEKAV; encoded by the coding sequence TTGAGAGCGAAGCACCCGCTGAAATATCTGCTGCACAGTGCCGGCATTCCCAAAAGCAGCTTTCATTACCATATCGGCAAAGCCGATCCCGATGCGGCGGCCAAAACCGCAGTAAGTGAAGTCTATCGCCGACACAAAGGCCGCTACGGTCATCGGCGGATTGCCGCCGTATTGTCGTGGAACAAAAAGAAAGTGCAGCGCATTATGGGTTTGTTGGGACTGAAAGCCAAAGTCCGCAGCAAAAAAGCCTACCGTCCGCAGGTAACAGGAGAGGCTTCGGATAATATTCTTAATCGTGAATTTACTGCCGGCAAACCGGCAGACAAATGGCTGACCGATGTGACGGAGTTCAAATGCACAGACGGGAAGCTTTACTTGTCGCCGATATTGGATGTGTTTAATCGGGAGATTGCGGCCTATTCTTTAGGCCGCAGAGCAAACAGTAAAATGGTGGCGCAAATGTTGGATAAAGCATTTGGTCGTCTGAAAGGCCAAACGCCGCTGCTGCATTCCGACCGGGGTGTGCTTTACCGCACCGGGGCTTATCGGGCGAAACTGGCTGAGAAAGGAATGGTGCAAAGCATGTCGCGCAAAGGAAATTGCTGGGACAATGCGCCGATGGAGCGTTTCTTCGGTACATTAAAAGAAGAGAGCTTCTATCAGGAAGGTGCGTTGTCGGTGGCAGAGCTGACAGAGGTAATAGATGATTACATACGTTACTACAATCATGAGCGGATTAGTTTAAACTTAAAAAAGCTGAGTCCTGTCGGCTACAGAACCCAGCTTGAAAAGGCTGTTTGA
- a CDS encoding helix-turn-helix domain-containing protein, translated as MSKYNLHFKYRAVLHYHQVHSQQRTAEHFNVLRTHLRRWIAAYRQGGIAALQHPQATFMKTKRKNPFIADKPDHQKTRAELIEELRYMRAENDYLKHMKALNEKNAAKAAKPFKR; from the coding sequence ATGTCCAAATATAACCTACACTTCAAATACCGAGCCGTACTCCATTATCACCAAGTGCACAGCCAACAGCGCACCGCAGAGCACTTCAACGTCTTGCGCACCCACCTGCGCCGTTGGATAGCCGCCTATCGGCAAGGCGGTATCGCCGCACTTCAACACCCGCAGGCTACGTTTATGAAGACCAAACGCAAAAACCCGTTTATCGCCGACAAACCCGACCACCAAAAAACCCGGGCGGAACTGATTGAAGAGTTACGTTACATGAGGGCGGAGAACGACTACCTAAAGCACATGAAAGCCCTCAACGAAAAGAACGCCGCCAAAGCTGCGAAACCGTTCAAACGTTGA